DNA sequence from the Dreissena polymorpha isolate Duluth1 chromosome 3, UMN_Dpol_1.0, whole genome shotgun sequence genome:
aataaattatatttaataaacgaaaataaataaggatgtaaacaaacactaaatagatcgattttatgtacgcaacatactGGTAGTACCTGATTTGAACCCTTATTTGTCTGAAAAAACTTACGTtgtgacacattaaataaattctcttgattaaggtaattgtttgatttaattgttcacaccaatctTGACattctttgttgcagcattttcatctcggtgttttattgcacctttgttcaacacaacccgattatctcgttatgatcggatactgtccagacaatagaccgttccataatcgataaattgaccgccgccatattgtcagtcacgtgactgtccgccattacactgctgctaacttgtgcgagtctgcgattccaaaagccaaagacgtagagaatacccgcttcaccgttgtcggataaataaattacttaatgaatgaATGCGAGGCGATtctcacatttttgttgtttaaatgattgtttgaagttgagattgattgttacaaataaaatgtttaaaatgctttcgtgtatttgtttttgtttatctgtaatcaagtggtaatcatcggcgaaaatttgctggttcagtcgctcatactatgtctttgattagacttgttacttttaacgtttcacaaacaattcacgcatgtattgttgtgttgattttaatagccgcaacatcacgcagattatattttaattaatacttttacaagattctcgcgcaattaatttccgctaattgtttgtaatttttctcatttggtaaaaatgtacattccaaaatcattacatattatattaagtatgatattattgatacgccttccattatttttcttgttctaactgatatcagagataaaaaattgtggtttggatttatatttatttttttagatggaatttgtcacgttaaaaaacgagctttttatcatgagagagtaatattgatcttgacgaccttttatgtgattattcggaagatgaagagaatgcgatctatgtgatatatctatattttcatctttgaatcatttaaattgtgtaaattgaaagttgcataatgttacctcattggtcgattataaatacattgtttctctatatatagtattcgatttagacgaaaataataatttacgtggaatgtcatattagttttccattaaaactttgatcttgccgtgtgtgtttatggacgttattaattatgttatacttatttttgtatttcattaaaaattagaacgtgtagccctttttgttaactgtttttagcaaacgattcgcggctaaataagacacggaaaatggttaaagcgacactttcatttaaaggtttaatgtgaacaatattaaataaagcCTTTTttggtatttatatattttattgacatgttaaattcgatactggaaaaggtgtttagtctttaaaaagatgtcgctgatattgttaatttcaataactgttaatatgcttaatgttgtataagaaattgaatagtttcactgagttgtattcccgcctaaaatccgatatcgtaaaacgcgcaacggttaagaataaggtctgaataagtttaggtattcaAATCCGAATATctgcagctgtgccagctgggaagccccgttttagctttaacaaccgcaagcgaaacaacatacttttttaagtcttgcactaagactccatgatcacaagtataggtccctgctgtggcgtatgacaccatagtgctatttagtattggtcggcacagtatctgatcataaagagataattggtttgtgctgaacacaggggcaataaaaccacagatctatcgataaacaagattattgagatatcttttattgaacaccgcgataaaaatgctcaaaccacggactctagattacacggataagaaacatggcaacattctcagaatcatcactgctatatgtgtaatcacctaacaattcgtctaaaaataatttatatatttgagttgaagacgatgtactgttgtataagtctgaataaactatctgtctgcctgtctaaatctaagccgtcatcgtcccagtgaaaaaaaatatgattttgaatagttggacatgatgccctgatgtcaaaatacgaaatgcgtAATGTTCACCGACCGTGatattcaagaatctttaataaattgataatttaaggtaaataacatttcatataattatacataagtccctcgttgataattaacagcaaacgatgaatgttttttacacccattttatttcaagtatgcatgcaaagccgaataaaatcgagaggatccgctataaaagctgtttcatcataaagttatcaccctttctgtgttataaacaagagctgaaatcgttaatttgttaagatttatttataataagctttattgatatgtttcgtgaacaaaataccacaatatattccatcaaaaatataataatcatggcaaaggaaattcaatggccggtttctaaacaaaagcataatcgccaagatcgtagcatcagttcagtgcgttaggaacgcgcgctactttcttccgccttcattccttaattactttcgttttttaaaacaatttttttctatcgtatacagaattctattctcctaagcaagatgtaatttttaaaactgaactccaaatataaacgctacaaattggtattaagtacgaacatgtcaaccgtaaatctagattctaaaactccaatacggtatgatatttgcaaaagttaaagttataactcgccgggctgtcgaaatcagaagaaacacttaatatatgtttatatatctgtttactacggaacgtaagctttctaatgatatataatttgtcaaaatcggccgagaaatgaaactataattcaacaaaagacgtgagtgggtacatcaaaatgtataacctcggcgcttcgctttacgctaattgtacaagatcgatagccacaacgcggtaaaacgcgcggtggtaaaacataaaatgtgtatttcttgtgtttatctcgctataaatccattaatagcaacgggagtatactaaaacgtatattttttgaaagaggaattaataagcaacaagataacgtataaaccaataaaatcgaatgaatagtttttgcataagattgaatttactacagtaagggtcaaatactcgaatcatctcctatcaatatacactccgtgatacaactggtagttttaacacacacatataggtttcatttaattaaaaagtacagaaagctaaaaagtgatgtggtttgttgtacaacaacaattggttatgtgtaacctattcaaaaaataatttcgttcaagataattcaatgtaattctataaacgacaaacacacttcgtgtgttgtgtatgtttatttttaaaaatgtacataagtggtttaaaagcacaatttttacacatttaagaggtaatcgctcacatttatgtctaattaatgataattttatgcattagcaaagatttaacgagaaaaaatgaagtttaagttgaactcaatttgctataggaaaacgacggtagccgtttagacgtaagcggggtagcttacgtctaattatttggactaggtaATTTCCTTACCTGTCTTTCCAAACATATTAAAGAAGATATACCGAAGAACAAGAACCGGATGTAATGTACGGTTTCTGTGAAGAATGAGAAACTGGAAACTGTGTTTAATAGTTACTTATATGACCATTGTGTGCACAAAtgttttgttaaaggggccttttcacagattttggcatgttttgaagtttgtcattaaatgctttatattgataaatgtaaacattggatctaaaaagctccagtaaaaattcaagaataaaatttaaaaaaagaaaaaagataacCCTCAGCagtcagcagggctcgaaccacttgagtcctggagtaaaaacgacTTAGACCACTGGGCTATCCTTCCTGATACAATGTCAGaggtattttatgctttatataagcaatccttgtagtttcaccaaatataacgacaacaacagaatttgtttcgcattgcaacgctttataattttcatgtttttaaatcgtcaaaacatgcatataatggctattttagagcatggtattggtaaatgttcagtattactgtttcctcacaaatatcataactaaaacgaaaatttgcgaatctgaaacaacttttttcaattttgtcaatttacccaaacgtgaaaaggcctctttaagaaAGCTATAATGGATACAAAAGTCCATTCAGATCTATTCGGGTCGATTTTTTAAATGCGTATTTAATGACCTCATCATTATGCTGTCTTCAAGTTCACCGTAAGCGCCCAACAACCTTGGGccagtaaaattttatatttatatagtaccTGCTAAAACTGCAAATGTATCTACAGTATGAATGTAATCACAAAGTATAACTGTTGTTTCAGAATTATGTGCATCGGGCCATTGTTTACCGTCATTCCTACAAGATATCACCGATATCTGTCAAAAGACATTCTGAAATCTTACATTGCCTGTGACGATAAATACAGAGACCAGCTCCAAAAACAAATGTGCCCAGCTGACATACCTGTAATCGTTCGAGAATACACTATAGCTGTTTATccaaaggttttggacaacttaaATGCCATAGGAAAGGCAGCTTTAGAGGACCTCCATCCCTGGATACTGTGCACGTTAATTGACTGGGAAAGATTCGACAGAGTTATATGTGACATGCCGGGTTCTACTTGTGAAGGTAAGTTGGCAATACAGTTTAGAAACTTGTTCATCTTGTTAAGATCATATTATATTAAAGGATAAAGAAGTTTGGATGGGGGATTATAGGAATCTTAATCACCTGCCGGTCAGATTGTCTGTTGACTTTAGTAGGTATTTTTGTCACAAAGTACATGTAATGGTACAGATTCAACTGAATTAATACTATATGCTAAGGTCATAATATTTGACGTCTAACTTTGCTTCACAGAGTTGAAATTTACCGCAATTTTTGTCACAAACTACTTGTACAGTTTACATTGGATTGGATTTGTACATTAGTTATGTTACCAAGTAAATTGATGTGGTGattgaaatcattaaatttcaCCTGATCTTTTCTTTGCAGAATAAtaaatcagagctccagataaggttttgtgaaattcttaacgttactaccagattttcaaaaataataaacttaaAGTTTAGAAGTGTCAAAAGTCAgccatatgtacatgtatatgtacatgtatatgtaaatattaagGATGTGTGTATTTATCAgagaaatgttgttttaaattcaGCAGGGGCTGAAGGATCTGTTGTGCAGTTGCCACAGGAAAGTTCCACCGGAAAAAGTAAGTTCActgacattttataaaataaatatttttattaaacacattttgagaaaatgcatatacatgtatttcaatttgcTATGTTTCTGTGGAAAGCAGTTTAGAACATAAGTTAGTGTGTGAAACCTGGCTCTCATTTCAATGCCAGAAATGGTTGCATAATGATTGATGAACTAGTTTGTGTTTTTCCTGACTCATGGCTGTGAACTTTGCAATGATTTGaccaacattgtttttatgccccaagCATTTAGTGTTAGCACCGTCCTTCCGGGCTACCGGTAAGGGTTTGGGAGCCATCTAACTGTAAACAGAACATAAGATAACAATAGACTTTATTCCGTAACAACAGAATAGGGGGACAATGGCcctttattaaaagaaaataacaatGGAAATGGCCCTTTATCCCATTCCGGCATGCTGTCCGTCACAAAAAGCTTAACCTTTTTTGGCAAGTTGGCTATTAGTCTATTTCTACAAAACCTACAGTGATGAAACTTCACACACTTACTTGTTAATGTATTTGCCatcatatgtttttttcaaaatgcataTTCTTGAGAACTTAAgcatttggttaacatctttgTAAACTTGGCATTTGTCTATTTTCACAAAAGCGACAGTGATTAAACTTCAAACACCAAATTGTATCCATGGATTTCAGATTCTGTTGATCCACCTTCAGTTGACAAAGAAACAAAGCAAACATCAAGTGCCCAAGGTATAATTTTTCATAatcattttgtttatatacagGTAACCACATTATTGTTTTATGGGTATATGGAGCCAGTTATTTGACCTAATGCAAGCTGgcttttaaccctttgagcgctggaacctgattttgaaggcctttgcaaacagtttggatccagatgagacgccacaaaacgtggcgtctcatcaggatccaaactgtttgctattctgatagtattctttgaaaaaaaatcgaacaaaatgctaattttagaaatttagcagacagcattttagcagacgacaaatttcccagcatgcaaattgtTAACGGGCTGACTAACAAACACCAATGGCAGAAATGTTAGTGCATCATACTTGTTATTGGAGGTGTTCCTGTCATTGGCCAGCCGTATTTTGATGAGCAAGAAACTTAATGCTTGCTTAGTACTTGTTGGTTCAAGGAACATATTCCAGATTGTATCTATAAGCTTCAAGCCTCCTTCCATACAAATTCAAATAAATCCTGTATAAATTAACCTACCATTTGAGTGGAACACTAGTGCTAAATGCTGACAACCTCTCTACATATTCATCAGCAGGGTTTGAATAACTTTAGAAACATTTTCATAAACCAGGTTAAGTGGTCTGGTTGATTCTAACTCACGAAACCCGAATCGTTTGGATTGCTTCTATCATTGTGCACCAAGTATGACTTTGGTTTTTAAGATTCTAGAATAATTTGTCTTTTCTGTACCCTTTTCACATTTTGAGAAGAACATTGACAGTGTCTTGTGTCCTTGATTTTCTTGTGATGCCAATACATCAAAATCCTTTGAAAATTTGACCTTAATACATGTAAACTTAATTAATCACttaaataataaacttataataataaacataattacttcagtacatgtaatttga
Encoded proteins:
- the LOC127874787 gene encoding uncharacterized protein LOC127874787 isoform X1, with the translated sequence MCIGPLFTVIPTRYHRYLSKDILKSYIACDDKYRDQLQKQMCPADIPVIVREYTIAVYPKVLDNLNAIGKAALEDLHPWILCTLIDWERFDRVICDMPGSTCEAGAEGSVVQLPQESSTGKNSVDPPSVDKETKQTSSAQDSNNGERHEWNEAETKLLLDTTAENMEKLKTAENKNEV
- the LOC127874787 gene encoding uncharacterized protein LOC127874787 isoform X2, encoding MCIGPLFTVIPTRYHRYLSKDILKSYIACDDKYRDQLQKQMCPADIPVIVREYTIAVYPKVLDNLNAIGKAALEDLHPWILCTLIDWERFDRVICDMPGSTCEGAEGSVVQLPQESSTGKNSVDPPSVDKETKQTSSAQDSNNGERHEWNEAETKLLLDTTAENMEKLKTAENKNEV